In candidate division WOR-3 bacterium, a single window of DNA contains:
- a CDS encoding T9SS type A sorting domain-containing protein — ITIPDKQKVDLSIYDVSGRKVLNIINKELEPGIYKIDFKNKLNKGIYFAVLKGREKRIKKFSILK; from the coding sequence TTATAACGATTCCAGATAAGCAAAAGGTAGACCTTTCAATTTATGATGTGTCAGGAAGAAAGGTTTTAAATATTATAAATAAAGAGCTTGAGCCAGGAATTTACAAAATAGATTTTAAAAATAAATTGAATAAGGGGATATATTTTGCAGTTTTAAAAGGGAGGGAGAAAAGGATTAAAAAATTTTCTATTTTAAAATAG